The segment ctggaaagtggtttggttagaatatctgcagtctgatctcctgtacacacatattctaactttatcacattcctgtcaaccatatctcgtacatagtgatatgggatctcaatatgtttggacctgtcatgaaatactggatttatagaaagttttatacagctttgattatcacactgaatgactgtaggtttcataggttctccaaataatcccacgagcaatttccttagccatactgcttctcgagcagccagtgaagctgcaatatattcagcctctgtggaactctgagctactgaagattgttttctgctgatccaggatatcatggctgaccctaaactgaagcagcaccctgaagtgctctttctgtcagtcacactgccagcccaatctgaatctgtaaatccatgtaaatctatgtcaaccttttcatatttaagaccaagctttagggtaccttgtagatatctcattatatgctttactgcaaccaggtgtatctccttaggttcacacatgaactgacttaaggcattaacagcatagcagatatctggccttgtatttactagatacatcagggacccaatcatctgcctgtattgagtggggtcagtaggtcttgattctgctgctgcttctttaagtttagtgacatgcctgacttcagtttgatggtgcaggttccaattcctctgactggatgtgaagaatcgtctccgatggttacttcctcatcatctttctctatcatggagtctagtatttctctaaagccggtgatgtgtctggatgaaccactgtcgatcacccatgagttagatttgtttgaagtatggcttgtaagtgctgagtagaggacatagttctcggagtcattttcttttctagatttcttcacttttgcaaatgtggcttgcttccctttctccggacagtttgcaacatagtgtccgcatttgtcacacctataacattgaacatgtgataggtctttcttagaagtgttcttgccttgtttagcttttcttttcctgaattgcttctttttgtattttttattgatgtttgtatttaggacttgcaagtcttcatctatattcttctgttttattcctaccttgttcaatcgggattcttcttgtagacagtcatctcttagtctctcaaacttaggatatttagaccttgcactgatgccttggacgaatgtgctccatccactaggcaacccatctaaagcaatgagtgttagttctttgcctcggatctcgtagtccaaagttgcaagttcatcttttagaaccgatatccgcataaagtaggcgttgattgtctcccctttgttcatggtgatatgatttatttctcgttttagtgctagagtacgacttgcatttgatatctcaaatgtcttttcaagtgccttgaacattttataagccgtctcctgctttctaattatgggcattatattatttcttaccccatccactattattttaatggccttatcatttccctcgatccatgtggatttctcggtttcatcttctggttgtgcactttcagtttggacatatgaatcaactttgttttctcttaaaatcattttgattctaaacttccaagctgaaaattcttcgctacctccgagtctatcttcgaatctgatagcgttggccattatggaaatgtgatgtagtttgtaacttagtccttgaattttatcaaaattgaatagccttaggttcgattaccttggctctgataccatgtaaagttatttcaatttcaattaaagaacaagttatgaactatgtatgctataaatggatatgaggaattatgtcaatgtctgataattctgattttatctgcaggtctgaaggagagagatcatataatattttctatgtctactccaaatgaattcaat is part of the Cryptomeria japonica chromosome 10, Sugi_1.0, whole genome shotgun sequence genome and harbors:
- the LOC131076737 gene encoding retrovirus-related Pol polyprotein from transposon RE1 isoform X1, which codes for MANAIRFEDRLGGSEEFSAWKFRIKMILRENKVDSYVQTESAQPEDETEKSTWIEGNDKAIKIIVDGVRNNIMPIIRKQETAYKMFKALEKTFEISNASRTLALKREINHITMNKGETINAYFMRISVLKDELATLDYEIRGKELTLIALDGLPSGWSTFVQGISARSKYPKFERLRDDCLQEESRLNKVGIKQKNIDEDLQVLNTNINKKYKKKQFRKRKAKQGKNTSKKDLSHVQCYRCDKCGHYVANCPEKGKQATFAKVKKSRKENDSENYVLYSALTSHTSNKSNSWVIDSGSSRHITGFREILDSMIEKDDEEVTIGDDSSHPVRGIGTCTIKLKSGMSLNLKKQQQNQDLLTPLNTGR